TCAAGGATACTGGGTATTCCCATGAATTGAATGTGAAACAAATGAGACTTGAATCTTACTAAAGATATTGGGAAGTTATCGTTTACCATAAATAGTTGGCTTGTTATGGTCAGGATTAATTGATAGTCTAGTCTTATTATGGTGGGTGTGGTACTGCTTTACAGTTTTGGGTGGGTGGCCTGAAGTGGAGTTTAATCATATCAAGATGTTGGGTCAGTGCTTTACAATCACTGATAGGTTAGGCATTGTCTTGGATATTAAGTGGTGTGAAGAGAGCTGAAGATGGATGGGATGTTATATTCTCTACTATTAGTGAATCAGGATTAGAGTTTGGAGTCTGCTTATCAGGCATTTAGTGAGAGTTTAAATAAAACCAAAATGTTGGGAAGTGCTTTACAGATTACAATCAGAGGTATGTTATGTATTGTCTTGCATTGCTTTGGATTAGGGGAAGTGCTTTATAGATTATGTATTGTCTTGTATTGCCTTGGCTTATTAGTGGAACAAGAGTGCTCAAAGTTGGATGGGGGTATTATCTTCACTGCTGTAAGTGAATCTGGAGATGGGAGTGGTTTGGAGTCTGCTTATCATGCATTTAGGTAAATTCTTATGTTGTGCTGCTTAGTGAGTAGAATATCTTATCAGACATAGGATTGTGTAAAAGTGAATCTTGTCATGGGTGTAAACTGAGTTTAACCCTCTGCCCTCTGGTCTTTGTCATACATGTGTGCATTTGGTGCCACTGTATGGCTGCAGAATAGGCACAAGGCTAGTGATGTTCATTCTTTGTCATATTGTGATGTGCATTTGGTGCAACTGTGTGGTCTTTGTCATATTGTATATCCCTCAACCGCCATGGTTTGAATGGATTTATATAAGCACTTCGAAGTTGACATCCTCCTCATATTGCCTTATAGGTCAGTGCTTTACATCTTGGTATTGCAGTATTTAGTTGATATCCTCCTCATATTGCCTCATAAGTACATAATGGATGGCCAAGATTTCTCCAACATTGTTTAGTTGATATTTTCGTTTATCTATCCCAAAATTTCGTTTTTCTCATCTTTCTCAAAATCTCTCTCTCTGTCTCTCGTTAGCGGGCGGAGTCCGGCCGAGCCATTGATTGATACAAGTAATCAAATTATTATCAATCAATGGAGTAGGAATTTGATGGGTCAAGGCCTTGGTATTGGGATAGATGATTCATCGAATCAGTGCTTTGTAGAATCTTGGCCGATGGCCATCCATTAAGATTGGATAGTTCAGATTTACTTATTACCACATAAGAGAGGATCCCAGTTACAGGTGCGCGGTGTTAAAAAAAGGATCGACCTTTTCGTCTTTTTAACATTATGGTAAAGAGGTCAATTTTTTATACACACTTATTTTGTTATGGGTGACCATGTGGGATGAGATAGAAATAAAATAAATTAGTACGTGAGCCGTGAGATAGTTTATTGAGCCAAGCTGAGATAGTTCGAAAACTTTTTGGTAATTAAGTAGACCACCATGAGAAGTTGAGAACAGTAATGCTCACCATGTATGGCAACTAATACACAATCGAGTTTCATTGCTTTTAGAGTTTTAAGGTCCATGATCCCAGAGAGCACCTACTCCAGGCACGTCTGGGAAGACCCACAGGTCCATACTCATCTTTCTTTGGTGAGTCCTTTATTTATTTATTTAGAATCCTAATTGTACAAGTCTGCTAGCTCTTCCTAAATAGGTATCTCCCAAAAGTCAAAGCTCCCATCTCGGGTCGGGATTTGTTATAGAAAATACATTAGTTTGAGGGGAGCCCTTCTAGTGAGGACCCTTAAGTTGAGGACTTGGTGAGGACTTTTCGGTTTATGGTTTAAAAGACCTAATTTTCGATCACATTTTGACATCTCATCCGTTCAGTTTTTAGGTTTATATGAGTATATCATTTCTACAAATTTTCACCCAAATTAGTGTTCGTTAAGATAACAAACTATATCAAATTAATGGACGAACCAAATCTGTCAAATATGAACCGTTCAAGTTCATAATTGATAAATCACACTTATGAATGCCTTAATAATTTTCAATATAGCTGAAAATTTGAAGAAATGATCCACTCATAAATACCTATAAACTGAACGGTCAAGATGTGGATATAAGATCGAAAGGTGGGATAAACCGAAAAGTCCTCACCAAGTCTTTAACTTAAAGGTCCTCACTAGAAGGGCTTCCTTAGTTTGAGTATGGGTTTCTAGCGTTGTACTGATAGCAGATGAAACAGAAAGAAGAGAGACCAAATGAAGGGAAACACCAAAACAGGGTATGGATTTAACTGTAGATTGATACAAATTAACTACCAAAACAGGGTATCAGCTACACTAAACATAAGATCACGATTTATGAAATTCAGTATGTTCACAACCTACGTAGGGCAGAAGAGCTAAATCCCTTCTTGTTATATTCATCCTCCTCTAACTTGTACTTTTCTTCTATCTTGATCATCTTCTCGATTTCCACGTTAGATAACACACCTCTGTAATTCGAAATGGTGATCGTGTTCTTGATTTGGAGCCGTTTTTCCTCAGCGGATACAATCAAAATTCCATTGGCATCGATCTCAAAACAAATAATAATTTGAGGTTTACCTTTTACACCACGAGGAATACCATTGAGCACAAACTCACCCAGCAATTTATTTTTTTTGGCTATTGTTTCTTCGCCCTCATACACAGGAACTATCAAACCAGATTGGTTATTTACGATAGTTGTGGCGAATTTAGTTTTCTTAGTGGGAATGGTAGTGTTTTTTGGGATGAAAACCTCAAATGCATCTGTGTGAGTCTCCAAACCAATGGACATGGGAGTTACATCCAACAAGAGCAAGTCTTGCACCTTCTCAATGTCACCCTGCAAAACTGCAGCTTGTACCGCAGCGCCATATGCAACTGATTCATCAGGATTGATACTTTTGCAAAGCTCCTTACCATTAAAGAAATCTTGCAATAGCTGTTGTATCTTGGGAATTCTACTAGATCCACCAACAAGAACAATATCTTGAATACTATTTATATCCATTTTAGCATCCCCTACACAATCCTCCACGGTCTTCATGCATTTTCTAAAGAGATCCATGTTAAGCTCTTCAAATTTTGCTCTTGTTATTTTAGAGTGGAAATCGATACCCTCGAATAAAGAATCTATTTCAATGGTGGTTTCAGCAGTCGAAGAAAGAGTCCTCTTTGCTCGCTCACAAGATGTTTTCATTCTTCTTAGTGCTTTGGGGTCATTGCTGATGTCTTTCTTGTGTTTCTTCTCAAATTCTTGCCTAAAGTGGTTCACCATTCTATTATCAAAATCTTCACCCCCGAGGTGTGTATCTCCTGCAGTAGCTTTCACCTTAAAAATCTCATCTTCAATTTGAAGGAGGGAAACATCGAAGGTACCACCCCCAAGATCAAAAATGAGGACATTATTACCACCAATGTTTGTGGCCCTTTTGTCAAGACCGTATGCAATAGCTGCGGATGTTGGCTCATTAAGGACGCGCATCACATTCATGCCTGCTATCACACCAGCATCTTTTGTCGCTTGTCGCTGAAAGTTATTAAAGTATGCGGGGACTGTTATAACGACATTCTTTACTGCATGTCCAAGGTAGGCCTCTGCAATTTCACGCATCTTACTAAGGACCATTGAAGATATTTGTTCAGGGGCAAATTCCTTCTTTTCATTTTTGTAGTTGACCATAATCATAGGCCTGTCACCCACACCACGAATCTTAAAGGGCCATAATTTCATATCACTCTTAACACACGCATCACTAAATCTTCTTCCTATTAATCGCTTTGCATCTGAAAGATAGTAAACAAGAGCATTCATTAGTTACGAATAGTCAAAGTTAATTAAGTGAATATTGTAAATATGACTATCACTGATAATGGTATAAATCCATGAAAAATATAAAATAAAAGTCCAACGACGACAAAGTTTGGATAGAATCCAGTTTAACTTGATTAATTGAAGTTTGAACTTTGGTACCTGGTGAAATCTATATACACGTTTTGAATTTCATATAGGGAAGTCATGTAATTGATAGCCAATGTAAAAAAACAGAGAAAGAAAAAAAGCTCATATACATATTACATTAGAACAACCAGCTAAATATTTAGTATGAAATTGATGACGTACCAAAAATAGTGTTGATTGGATTGGTGGTGACTTGGTTCTTGGCAGCATCACCGATCAACCGGCATTCATTAGTGAAAGCAACATAGGACGGTGTTGTTCTGTTGCCTTGATCATTGGCTATGATCTCTACGCGATCGTGTTGCCAAACCCCAACGCATGAGTAAGTAGTTCCAAGATCGATGCCGATAGCTGGAGCCTCGCGTTTTGCTGCTAATGCCATTATCTATCAATTATAAGTAGAGCTTGTGTGTATTTGTTTTAGACGGACAGAGACAATTGAAACTAATAGGTCTGATTTGCAAGTATTTATAACGAGAGGTTCAACACACGGATAAGAGTGCAATATTCCGTTAGGAAACTGGATTCCTATGTTTCCTTAGCAAGACACTTAATCCTCGCTGGACTAGAACAAATTAAAGCAGACACCCATATATTTATTTAGAATCCTAATTGGGCCATGAATCCTAAACAAGCATATATCTCCAAGTCCCAACGCAGCTTCAATTTTCAACCCCCCTCAGTAGCTCATCAGGATTGATTGTTCTAACTGCCGCACATAGATATTTGTTTGCCACACTCCTGTGATCGATCCGTAATTTTATCCCACTTCTATATTAGACAATGATCTTTCTCTCTCGCTCGAATTGCAATAACGAGACGGTGTACACTTCACCATGGTGACGTAATCCAACTGACTGGTGCAGTAAGAATCTAGTCGAACTAGGTTAAGATATTAGGATATTAATCCTAGTCTAACATGAATTAAAATTCTGTCATTCCTATTTGATTGTGGATCACTCAAATGAATAAGCAATAAGCCATGGTATTAGCCACAACTCTATGTAACCTTTCACAAATATTAGCATCACGATGTTGTTTGATGTCCCAAGTATAGGATAGGAACTTCCTGTAAATGATAGTGAAACCACTCCAGCTTGATTCAAGAAGTCTTGAAATCGAATCATACAAGTAGTAGTGACTTGGGAACCTCCTTTTTTTTTTTTTCCTAGAATGTTTAGTATATTGTTAAAATCTCCTAACATGATCCATGGATCAGTAACAGTGGGCTTTAATGTAAGCAAATGATCCCATAAACTGATCTGATTTGGTTGGTGAGAGTACATGAATAAAATGATATACAAAACTTCATACCGGTACGTACATGTAAGCCATAAGCATGAATATATCCATCATTGTTACAAAAAAGAAAAAAAAGAAAAAGAAAAAAAAAGAATATATTATTAACATCAAGGATATGGGTAAACTTAAAGTGTGTTAATATATGTCATGCATCAACTTTGTCCTACAGTTATAGATTGAGTCCTCATAGTAGTAATATTAGTCCTCAAAATTGTAATATGAGTCATTAAAGTTGTAGTATGCCCTTCAAATTTTGCTCTTGTTATTTTAGAGTGGATGTCGATACCCTCAAATAAAGAATTAATCAAGCTCGATGGTGGTTTCGGCTTTTAAAGAAAGAGTTCTTTTTGCTCTCTCGCATGATGTTCTCAATTTTCTCCATGTTGTTATGTGCTTCTTCTTGAACTCTTGCACAAAATGGTTCACCATTCTATCATCAAAATATTCACCCTTGAGATGTATATCTCCTGCAGTAATTTTCACCTCCAAAATCCCATTTTCAATTTTAAGAAGGGAAACATCGAAGATACCACCCCTAAGATCAAAAATGGGGACATTATTGCCACCAATAATTGTCGCCTTTTTTTTTTTCCCCAAACCGTATGCAATAGTTGCGGATGTTGGCTCATTAAGGACACGCATCACATTCATGTCGGCTATCACACCAGCATCTTTTGCCGCCTGTCTATGAAAGTTATTGAAGTATGCCGGAATCGTTATAATTAGATTCTTTACTGTCTATCC
The window above is part of the Fragaria vesca subsp. vesca linkage group LG2, FraVesHawaii_1.0, whole genome shotgun sequence genome. Proteins encoded here:
- the LOC101300979 gene encoding heat shock cognate 70 kDa protein-like, which gives rise to MKLWPFKIRGVGDRPMIMVNYKNEKKEFAPEQISSMVLSKMREIAEAYLGHAVKNVVITVPAYFNNFQRQATKDAGVIAGMNVMRVLNEPTSAAIAYGLDKRATNIGGNNVLIFDLGGGTFDVSLLQIEDEIFKVKATAGDTHLGGEDFDNRMVNHFRQEFEKKHKKDISNDPKALRRMKTSCERAKRTLSSTAETTIEIDSLFEGIDFHSKITRAKFEELNMDLFRKCMKTVEDCVGDAKMDINSIQDIVLVGGSSRIPKIQQLLQDFFNGKELCKSINPDESVAYGAAVQAAVLQGDIEKVQDLLLLDVTPMSIGLETHTDAFEVFIPKNTTIPTKKTKFATTIVNNQSGLIVPVYEGEETIAKKNKLLGEFVLNGIPRGVKGKPQIIICFEIDANGILIVSAEEKRLQIKNTITISNYRGVLSNVEIEKMIKIEEKYKLEEDEYNKKGFSSSALRRL